One stretch of Eupeodes corollae chromosome 2, idEupCoro1.1, whole genome shotgun sequence DNA includes these proteins:
- the LOC129946687 gene encoding uncharacterized protein LOC129946687, with protein sequence MESKLLFALGLLLALGFVACVEIQTFGSLFHPEKDYEERRKEKKQDLSKIPGVPGVDYPLYHEVPHTNFDCGSVPAAPGMYANVETGCQAYHVCHDGREGHQGASFLCTNGTIFNQKEFACDWWYNVNCAEAINYYHLNADPAHNPYTPKKKLEEQFLIKA encoded by the exons ATGGAGTCTAAACTATTATTCGCGCTTGGATTATTACTTGCATTGGGATTTGTTGCCTGCGTTGAGATTCAA acATTTGGAAGCTTATTCCACCCTGAAAAAGACTATGAAGAACGACGAAAAGAGAAGAAGCAGGACTTGAGCAAGATTCCTGGTGTTCCAGGTGTTGATTATCCACTCTACCATGAAGTACCGCACACAAACTTTGACTGCGGTTCTGTACCAGCTGCTCCTGGAATGTATGCAAATGTTGAAACGGGATGTCAA GCGTATCATGTTTGCCACGATGGAAGAGAAGGTCATCAAGGTGCTTCTTTCCTTTGTACCAACGGAACAATATTCAATCAAAAGGAATTCGCTTGCGATTGGTGGTATAATGTTAACTGTGCTGAAGCAATAAATTATTACCA tttGAACGCTGATCCTGCTCATAATCCTTATACTCCAAAGAAGAAGCTCGAGGAACAATTTCTTATCAAAGCCTAA